Proteins from a single region of Carassius carassius chromosome 37, fCarCar2.1, whole genome shotgun sequence:
- the lemd1 gene encoding LEM domain-containing protein 1 isoform X10 translates to MPVFVEDPALFSKERLKSELMAHNVDLPPPESKKHAYVELYLKHVRTNTTDFSSDEEEDHLSGSAEKEEKAEMVDLGLLTDDQLKAKLLQYGVKAGPIVASTRALYEKKLKRLMDSSAQASQHRVNGTRDAGLYSDNEEEDGREEEEDKDSSESEQLRSDTMARTETSKTASRIETRFSPQSKQTEIERRSGSGSKQTVDSRDFMRLDKDTMTGRSLCLTSPSSHQKLTVTEPVTDVLSEMFPDTARTPTGIYATKRRPIKGAAGRPVQFKYPEMPLLSPTTLERQEIQQRLVPLWVQIMVFLLVVCMLYLIYASMEEPLSNTFTDLLEDLQEAALIFTSED, encoded by the exons ATGCCAGTGTTTGTGGAAGACCCCGCTCTTTTCTCTAAAGAGAGGCTCAAGTCGGAGCTCATGGCGCATAATGTGGATCTGCCCCCACCGGAGAGCAAGAAACACGCTTATGTCGAGCTTTATCTCAAACACGTGAGGACAAACACCACGGATTTCTCTAGCGACGAAGAGGAGGATCATCTCAGTGGCAGC GCCGAAAAGGAAGAGAAAGCAGAAATGGTAGACCTGGGCTTACTGACTGATGATCAGCTAAAAGCCAAACTGCTCCAGTATGGAGTCAAAGCTGGACCCATTGTAG CTTCTACTAGAGCTTTATATGAAAAGAAGCTGAAAAGGCTGATGGATTCTTCAGCACAGGCCTCCCAGCACAGGGTCAATGGCACGAGGGATGCAGGCCTCTACTCAGACAATGAGGAAGAGGATGggagggaggaagaggaggacaaGGACTCCTCCG AGTCAGAGCAGCTTCGGTCTGATACGATGGCCCGAACTGAGACCAGCAAAACGGCAAGCAGA ATTGAGACCAGATTTAGTCCTCAGTCAAAACAAACAGAGATTGAGAGGCGATCTGGTTCGGGAAGCAAGCAGACGGTGGACAGCAGG GACTTCATGAGACTGGATAAAGACACCATGACTGGCAGATCTCTTTGTTTAACATCTCCATCATCCCATCAGAAACTAACAGTCACA GAACCTGTGACGGATGTTCTTTCAGAGATGTTTCCTGACACTGCCAGAACCCCCACTGGCATCTA TGCTACAAAGAGACGGCCTATAAAGGGAGCAGCGGGCCGCCCTGTGCAGTTTAAATACCCTGAAATGCCACTACTGAGTCCCACTACACTGGAGAGGCAGGAGATTCAGCAGCGTCTGGTGCCTCTGTGGGTTCAGATCATGGTCTTCCTCCTGGTGGTCTGCATGCTGTACCTCATCTATGCATCCATGGAGGAGCCTCTTTCCAATACTTTCACTGATCTACTTGAAGATCTGCAAGAAGCTGCTCTCATATTCACCTCAGAGGACTAA
- the lemd1 gene encoding LEM domain-containing protein 1 isoform X8, with product MPVFVEDPALFSKERLKSELMAHNVDLPPPESKKHAYVELYLKHVRTNTTDFSSDEEEDHLSGSAEKEEKAEMVDLGLLTDDQLKAKLLQYGVKAGPIVASTRALYEKKLKRLMDSSAQASQHRVNGTRDAGLYSDNEEEDGREEEEDKDSSESEQLRSDTMARTETSKTASRGKIQHKSSEAIQNESLSQSGSPYRSFSITQMVEEIETRFSPQSKQTEIERRSGSGSKQTVDSRVLRDFMRLDKDTMTGRSLCLTSPSSHQKLTVTEPVTDVLSEMFPDTARTPTGIYATKRRPIKGAAGRPVQFKYPEMPLLSPTTLERQEIQQRLVPLWVQIMVFLLVVCMLYLIYASMEEPLSNTFTDLLEDLQEAALIFTSED from the exons ATGCCAGTGTTTGTGGAAGACCCCGCTCTTTTCTCTAAAGAGAGGCTCAAGTCGGAGCTCATGGCGCATAATGTGGATCTGCCCCCACCGGAGAGCAAGAAACACGCTTATGTCGAGCTTTATCTCAAACACGTGAGGACAAACACCACGGATTTCTCTAGCGACGAAGAGGAGGATCATCTCAGTGGCAGC GCCGAAAAGGAAGAGAAAGCAGAAATGGTAGACCTGGGCTTACTGACTGATGATCAGCTAAAAGCCAAACTGCTCCAGTATGGAGTCAAAGCTGGACCCATTGTAG CTTCTACTAGAGCTTTATATGAAAAGAAGCTGAAAAGGCTGATGGATTCTTCAGCACAGGCCTCCCAGCACAGGGTCAATGGCACGAGGGATGCAGGCCTCTACTCAGACAATGAGGAAGAGGATGggagggaggaagaggaggacaaGGACTCCTCCG AGTCAGAGCAGCTTCGGTCTGATACGATGGCCCGAACTGAGACCAGCAAAACGGCAAGCAGA GGAAAGATTCAGCACAAGTCTTCAGAAGCCATCCAGAATGAATCTTTGAGTCAAAGCGGGTCCCCGTACAGATCTTTCAGCATCACTCAGATGGTGGAAgag ATTGAGACCAGATTTAGTCCTCAGTCAAAACAAACAGAGATTGAGAGGCGATCTGGTTCGGGAAGCAAGCAGACGGTGGACAGCAGGGTCCTGCGG GACTTCATGAGACTGGATAAAGACACCATGACTGGCAGATCTCTTTGTTTAACATCTCCATCATCCCATCAGAAACTAACAGTCACA GAACCTGTGACGGATGTTCTTTCAGAGATGTTTCCTGACACTGCCAGAACCCCCACTGGCATCTA TGCTACAAAGAGACGGCCTATAAAGGGAGCAGCGGGCCGCCCTGTGCAGTTTAAATACCCTGAAATGCCACTACTGAGTCCCACTACACTGGAGAGGCAGGAGATTCAGCAGCGTCTGGTGCCTCTGTGGGTTCAGATCATGGTCTTCCTCCTGGTGGTCTGCATGCTGTACCTCATCTATGCATCCATGGAGGAGCCTCTTTCCAATACTTTCACTGATCTACTTGAAGATCTGCAAGAAGCTGCTCTCATATTCACCTCAGAGGACTAA
- the lemd1 gene encoding LEM domain-containing protein 1 isoform X9 — MPVFVEDPALFSKERLKSELMAHNVDLPPPESKKHAYVELYLKHVRTNTTDFSSDEEEDHLSGSAEKEEKAEMVDLGLLTDDQLKAKLLQYGVKAGPIVASTRALYEKKLKRLMDSSAQASQHRVNGTRDAGLYSDNEEEDGREEEEDKDSSESEQLRSDTMARTETSKTASRIETRFSPQSKQTEIERRSGSGSKQTVDSRVLRDFMRLDKDTMTGRSLCLTSPSSHQKLTVTEPVTDVLSEMFPDTARTPTGIYATKRRPIKGAAGRPVQFKYPEMPLLSPTTLERQEIQQRLVPLWVQIMVFLLVVCMLYLIYASMEEPLSNTFTDLLEDLQEAALIFTSED, encoded by the exons ATGCCAGTGTTTGTGGAAGACCCCGCTCTTTTCTCTAAAGAGAGGCTCAAGTCGGAGCTCATGGCGCATAATGTGGATCTGCCCCCACCGGAGAGCAAGAAACACGCTTATGTCGAGCTTTATCTCAAACACGTGAGGACAAACACCACGGATTTCTCTAGCGACGAAGAGGAGGATCATCTCAGTGGCAGC GCCGAAAAGGAAGAGAAAGCAGAAATGGTAGACCTGGGCTTACTGACTGATGATCAGCTAAAAGCCAAACTGCTCCAGTATGGAGTCAAAGCTGGACCCATTGTAG CTTCTACTAGAGCTTTATATGAAAAGAAGCTGAAAAGGCTGATGGATTCTTCAGCACAGGCCTCCCAGCACAGGGTCAATGGCACGAGGGATGCAGGCCTCTACTCAGACAATGAGGAAGAGGATGggagggaggaagaggaggacaaGGACTCCTCCG AGTCAGAGCAGCTTCGGTCTGATACGATGGCCCGAACTGAGACCAGCAAAACGGCAAGCAGA ATTGAGACCAGATTTAGTCCTCAGTCAAAACAAACAGAGATTGAGAGGCGATCTGGTTCGGGAAGCAAGCAGACGGTGGACAGCAGGGTCCTGCGG GACTTCATGAGACTGGATAAAGACACCATGACTGGCAGATCTCTTTGTTTAACATCTCCATCATCCCATCAGAAACTAACAGTCACA GAACCTGTGACGGATGTTCTTTCAGAGATGTTTCCTGACACTGCCAGAACCCCCACTGGCATCTA TGCTACAAAGAGACGGCCTATAAAGGGAGCAGCGGGCCGCCCTGTGCAGTTTAAATACCCTGAAATGCCACTACTGAGTCCCACTACACTGGAGAGGCAGGAGATTCAGCAGCGTCTGGTGCCTCTGTGGGTTCAGATCATGGTCTTCCTCCTGGTGGTCTGCATGCTGTACCTCATCTATGCATCCATGGAGGAGCCTCTTTCCAATACTTTCACTGATCTACTTGAAGATCTGCAAGAAGCTGCTCTCATATTCACCTCAGAGGACTAA
- the lemd1 gene encoding LEM domain-containing protein 1 isoform X5, whose product MPVFVEDPALFSKERLKSELMAHNVDLPPPESKKHAYVELYLKHVRTNTTDFSSDEEEDHLSGSAEKEEKAEMVDLGLLTDDQLKAKLLQYGVKAGPIVASTRALYEKKLKRLMDSSAQASQHRVNGTRDAGLYSDNEEEDGREEEEDKDSSESEQLRSDTMARTETSKTASRTGTVSQSRDFYPRCFVPSAGFINGKIQHKSSEAIQNESLSQSGSPYRSFSITQMVEEIETRFSPQSKQTEIERRSGSGSKQTVDSRDFMRLDKDTMTGRSLCLTSPSSHQKLTVTEPVTDVLSEMFPDTARTPTGIYATKRRPIKGAAGRPVQFKYPEMPLLSPTTLERQEIQQRLVPLWVQIMVFLLVVCMLYLIYASMEEPLSNTFTDLLEDLQEAALIFTSED is encoded by the exons ATGCCAGTGTTTGTGGAAGACCCCGCTCTTTTCTCTAAAGAGAGGCTCAAGTCGGAGCTCATGGCGCATAATGTGGATCTGCCCCCACCGGAGAGCAAGAAACACGCTTATGTCGAGCTTTATCTCAAACACGTGAGGACAAACACCACGGATTTCTCTAGCGACGAAGAGGAGGATCATCTCAGTGGCAGC GCCGAAAAGGAAGAGAAAGCAGAAATGGTAGACCTGGGCTTACTGACTGATGATCAGCTAAAAGCCAAACTGCTCCAGTATGGAGTCAAAGCTGGACCCATTGTAG CTTCTACTAGAGCTTTATATGAAAAGAAGCTGAAAAGGCTGATGGATTCTTCAGCACAGGCCTCCCAGCACAGGGTCAATGGCACGAGGGATGCAGGCCTCTACTCAGACAATGAGGAAGAGGATGggagggaggaagaggaggacaaGGACTCCTCCG AGTCAGAGCAGCTTCGGTCTGATACGATGGCCCGAACTGAGACCAGCAAAACGGCAAGCAGA ACAGGGACGGTTAGTCAGAGCAGAGATTTTTACCCACGCTGCTTTGTGCCCTCAGCTGGATtcataaat GGAAAGATTCAGCACAAGTCTTCAGAAGCCATCCAGAATGAATCTTTGAGTCAAAGCGGGTCCCCGTACAGATCTTTCAGCATCACTCAGATGGTGGAAgag ATTGAGACCAGATTTAGTCCTCAGTCAAAACAAACAGAGATTGAGAGGCGATCTGGTTCGGGAAGCAAGCAGACGGTGGACAGCAGG GACTTCATGAGACTGGATAAAGACACCATGACTGGCAGATCTCTTTGTTTAACATCTCCATCATCCCATCAGAAACTAACAGTCACA GAACCTGTGACGGATGTTCTTTCAGAGATGTTTCCTGACACTGCCAGAACCCCCACTGGCATCTA TGCTACAAAGAGACGGCCTATAAAGGGAGCAGCGGGCCGCCCTGTGCAGTTTAAATACCCTGAAATGCCACTACTGAGTCCCACTACACTGGAGAGGCAGGAGATTCAGCAGCGTCTGGTGCCTCTGTGGGTTCAGATCATGGTCTTCCTCCTGGTGGTCTGCATGCTGTACCTCATCTATGCATCCATGGAGGAGCCTCTTTCCAATACTTTCACTGATCTACTTGAAGATCTGCAAGAAGCTGCTCTCATATTCACCTCAGAGGACTAA
- the lemd1 gene encoding LEM domain-containing protein 1 isoform X6 gives MPVFVEDPALFSKERLKSELMAHNVDLPPPESKKHAYVELYLKHVRTNTTDFSSDEEEDHLSGSAEKEEKAEMVDLGLLTDDQLKAKLLQYGVKAGPIVASTRALYEKKLKRLMDSSAQASQHRVNGTRDAGLYSDNEEEDGREEEEDKDSSESEQLRSDTMARTETSKTASRTGTVSQSRDFYPRCFVPSAGFINGKIQHKSSEAIQNESLSQSGSPYRSFSITQMVEEGSTRFSPQSKQTEIERRSGSGSKQTVDSRDFMRLDKDTMTGRSLCLTSPSSHQKLTVTVTVTDVLSEMFPDTARTPTGIYATKRRPIKGAAGRPVQFKYPEMPLLSPTTLERQEIQQRLVPLWVQIMVFLLVVCMLYLIYASMEEPLSNTFTDLLEDLQEAALIFTSED, from the exons ATGCCAGTGTTTGTGGAAGACCCCGCTCTTTTCTCTAAAGAGAGGCTCAAGTCGGAGCTCATGGCGCATAATGTGGATCTGCCCCCACCGGAGAGCAAGAAACACGCTTATGTCGAGCTTTATCTCAAACACGTGAGGACAAACACCACGGATTTCTCTAGCGACGAAGAGGAGGATCATCTCAGTGGCAGC GCCGAAAAGGAAGAGAAAGCAGAAATGGTAGACCTGGGCTTACTGACTGATGATCAGCTAAAAGCCAAACTGCTCCAGTATGGAGTCAAAGCTGGACCCATTGTAG CTTCTACTAGAGCTTTATATGAAAAGAAGCTGAAAAGGCTGATGGATTCTTCAGCACAGGCCTCCCAGCACAGGGTCAATGGCACGAGGGATGCAGGCCTCTACTCAGACAATGAGGAAGAGGATGggagggaggaagaggaggacaaGGACTCCTCCG AGTCAGAGCAGCTTCGGTCTGATACGATGGCCCGAACTGAGACCAGCAAAACGGCAAGCAGA ACAGGGACGGTTAGTCAGAGCAGAGATTTTTACCCACGCTGCTTTGTGCCCTCAGCTGGATtcataaat GGAAAGATTCAGCACAAGTCTTCAGAAGCCATCCAGAATGAATCTTTGAGTCAAAGCGGGTCCCCGTACAGATCTTTCAGCATCACTCAGATGGTGGAAgaggggagt ACCAGATTTAGTCCTCAGTCAAAACAAACAGAGATTGAGAGGCGATCTGGTTCGGGAAGCAAGCAGACGGTGGACAGCAGG GACTTCATGAGACTGGATAAAGACACCATGACTGGCAGATCTCTTTGTTTAACATCTCCATCATCCCATCAGAAACTAACAGTCACAGTAA CTGTGACGGATGTTCTTTCAGAGATGTTTCCTGACACTGCCAGAACCCCCACTGGCATCTA TGCTACAAAGAGACGGCCTATAAAGGGAGCAGCGGGCCGCCCTGTGCAGTTTAAATACCCTGAAATGCCACTACTGAGTCCCACTACACTGGAGAGGCAGGAGATTCAGCAGCGTCTGGTGCCTCTGTGGGTTCAGATCATGGTCTTCCTCCTGGTGGTCTGCATGCTGTACCTCATCTATGCATCCATGGAGGAGCCTCTTTCCAATACTTTCACTGATCTACTTGAAGATCTGCAAGAAGCTGCTCTCATATTCACCTCAGAGGACTAA
- the lemd1 gene encoding LEM domain-containing protein 1 isoform X7, with protein sequence MPVFVEDPALFSKERLKSELMAHNVDLPPPESKKHAYVELYLKHVRTNTTDFSSDEEEDHLSGSAEKEEKAEMVDLGLLTDDQLKAKLLQYGVKAGPIVASTRALYEKKLKRLMDSSAQASQHRVNGTRDAGLYSDNEEEDGREEEEDKDSSESEQLRSDTMARTETSKTASRGKIQHKSSEAIQNESLSQSGSPYRSFSITQMVEEGSTRFSPQSKQTEIERRSGSGSKQTVDSRVLRDFMRLDKDTMTGRSLCLTSPSSHQKLTVTEPVTDVLSEMFPDTARTPTGIYATKRRPIKGAAGRPVQFKYPEMPLLSPTTLERQEIQQRLVPLWVQIMVFLLVVCMLYLIYASMEEPLSNTFTDLLEDLQEAALIFTSED encoded by the exons ATGCCAGTGTTTGTGGAAGACCCCGCTCTTTTCTCTAAAGAGAGGCTCAAGTCGGAGCTCATGGCGCATAATGTGGATCTGCCCCCACCGGAGAGCAAGAAACACGCTTATGTCGAGCTTTATCTCAAACACGTGAGGACAAACACCACGGATTTCTCTAGCGACGAAGAGGAGGATCATCTCAGTGGCAGC GCCGAAAAGGAAGAGAAAGCAGAAATGGTAGACCTGGGCTTACTGACTGATGATCAGCTAAAAGCCAAACTGCTCCAGTATGGAGTCAAAGCTGGACCCATTGTAG CTTCTACTAGAGCTTTATATGAAAAGAAGCTGAAAAGGCTGATGGATTCTTCAGCACAGGCCTCCCAGCACAGGGTCAATGGCACGAGGGATGCAGGCCTCTACTCAGACAATGAGGAAGAGGATGggagggaggaagaggaggacaaGGACTCCTCCG AGTCAGAGCAGCTTCGGTCTGATACGATGGCCCGAACTGAGACCAGCAAAACGGCAAGCAGA GGAAAGATTCAGCACAAGTCTTCAGAAGCCATCCAGAATGAATCTTTGAGTCAAAGCGGGTCCCCGTACAGATCTTTCAGCATCACTCAGATGGTGGAAgaggggagt ACCAGATTTAGTCCTCAGTCAAAACAAACAGAGATTGAGAGGCGATCTGGTTCGGGAAGCAAGCAGACGGTGGACAGCAGGGTCCTGCGG GACTTCATGAGACTGGATAAAGACACCATGACTGGCAGATCTCTTTGTTTAACATCTCCATCATCCCATCAGAAACTAACAGTCACA GAACCTGTGACGGATGTTCTTTCAGAGATGTTTCCTGACACTGCCAGAACCCCCACTGGCATCTA TGCTACAAAGAGACGGCCTATAAAGGGAGCAGCGGGCCGCCCTGTGCAGTTTAAATACCCTGAAATGCCACTACTGAGTCCCACTACACTGGAGAGGCAGGAGATTCAGCAGCGTCTGGTGCCTCTGTGGGTTCAGATCATGGTCTTCCTCCTGGTGGTCTGCATGCTGTACCTCATCTATGCATCCATGGAGGAGCCTCTTTCCAATACTTTCACTGATCTACTTGAAGATCTGCAAGAAGCTGCTCTCATATTCACCTCAGAGGACTAA
- the lemd1 gene encoding LEM domain-containing protein 1 isoform X4, which translates to MPVFVEDPALFSKERLKSELMAHNVDLPPPESKKHAYVELYLKHVRTNTTDFSSDEEEDHLSGSAEKEEKAEMVDLGLLTDDQLKAKLLQYGVKAGPIVASTRALYEKKLKRLMDSSAQASQHRVNGTRDAGLYSDNEEEDGREEEEDKDSSESEQLRSDTMARTETSKTASRTGTVSQSRDFYPRCFVPSAGFINGKIQHKSSEAIQNESLSQSGSPYRSFSITQMVEEGSTRFSPQSKQTEIERRSGSGSKQTVDSRDFMRLDKDTMTGRSLCLTSPSSHQKLTVTEPVTDVLSEMFPDTARTPTGIYATKRRPIKGAAGRPVQFKYPEMPLLSPTTLERQEIQQRLVPLWVQIMVFLLVVCMLYLIYASMEEPLSNTFTDLLEDLQEAALIFTSED; encoded by the exons ATGCCAGTGTTTGTGGAAGACCCCGCTCTTTTCTCTAAAGAGAGGCTCAAGTCGGAGCTCATGGCGCATAATGTGGATCTGCCCCCACCGGAGAGCAAGAAACACGCTTATGTCGAGCTTTATCTCAAACACGTGAGGACAAACACCACGGATTTCTCTAGCGACGAAGAGGAGGATCATCTCAGTGGCAGC GCCGAAAAGGAAGAGAAAGCAGAAATGGTAGACCTGGGCTTACTGACTGATGATCAGCTAAAAGCCAAACTGCTCCAGTATGGAGTCAAAGCTGGACCCATTGTAG CTTCTACTAGAGCTTTATATGAAAAGAAGCTGAAAAGGCTGATGGATTCTTCAGCACAGGCCTCCCAGCACAGGGTCAATGGCACGAGGGATGCAGGCCTCTACTCAGACAATGAGGAAGAGGATGggagggaggaagaggaggacaaGGACTCCTCCG AGTCAGAGCAGCTTCGGTCTGATACGATGGCCCGAACTGAGACCAGCAAAACGGCAAGCAGA ACAGGGACGGTTAGTCAGAGCAGAGATTTTTACCCACGCTGCTTTGTGCCCTCAGCTGGATtcataaat GGAAAGATTCAGCACAAGTCTTCAGAAGCCATCCAGAATGAATCTTTGAGTCAAAGCGGGTCCCCGTACAGATCTTTCAGCATCACTCAGATGGTGGAAgaggggagt ACCAGATTTAGTCCTCAGTCAAAACAAACAGAGATTGAGAGGCGATCTGGTTCGGGAAGCAAGCAGACGGTGGACAGCAGG GACTTCATGAGACTGGATAAAGACACCATGACTGGCAGATCTCTTTGTTTAACATCTCCATCATCCCATCAGAAACTAACAGTCACA GAACCTGTGACGGATGTTCTTTCAGAGATGTTTCCTGACACTGCCAGAACCCCCACTGGCATCTA TGCTACAAAGAGACGGCCTATAAAGGGAGCAGCGGGCCGCCCTGTGCAGTTTAAATACCCTGAAATGCCACTACTGAGTCCCACTACACTGGAGAGGCAGGAGATTCAGCAGCGTCTGGTGCCTCTGTGGGTTCAGATCATGGTCTTCCTCCTGGTGGTCTGCATGCTGTACCTCATCTATGCATCCATGGAGGAGCCTCTTTCCAATACTTTCACTGATCTACTTGAAGATCTGCAAGAAGCTGCTCTCATATTCACCTCAGAGGACTAA
- the lemd1 gene encoding LEM domain-containing protein 1 isoform X3 has product MPVFVEDPALFSKERLKSELMAHNVDLPPPESKKHAYVELYLKHVRTNTTDFSSDEEEDHLSGSAEKEEKAEMVDLGLLTDDQLKAKLLQYGVKAGPIVASTRALYEKKLKRLMDSSAQASQHRVNGTRDAGLYSDNEEEDGREEEEDKDSSESEQLRSDTMARTETSKTASRTGTVSQSRDFYPRCFVPSAGFINGKIQHKSSEAIQNESLSQSGSPYRSFSITQMVEEIETRFSPQSKQTEIERRSGSGSKQTVDSRVLRDFMRLDKDTMTGRSLCLTSPSSHQKLTVTEPVTDVLSEMFPDTARTPTGIYATKRRPIKGAAGRPVQFKYPEMPLLSPTTLERQEIQQRLVPLWVQIMVFLLVVCMLYLIYASMEEPLSNTFTDLLEDLQEAALIFTSED; this is encoded by the exons ATGCCAGTGTTTGTGGAAGACCCCGCTCTTTTCTCTAAAGAGAGGCTCAAGTCGGAGCTCATGGCGCATAATGTGGATCTGCCCCCACCGGAGAGCAAGAAACACGCTTATGTCGAGCTTTATCTCAAACACGTGAGGACAAACACCACGGATTTCTCTAGCGACGAAGAGGAGGATCATCTCAGTGGCAGC GCCGAAAAGGAAGAGAAAGCAGAAATGGTAGACCTGGGCTTACTGACTGATGATCAGCTAAAAGCCAAACTGCTCCAGTATGGAGTCAAAGCTGGACCCATTGTAG CTTCTACTAGAGCTTTATATGAAAAGAAGCTGAAAAGGCTGATGGATTCTTCAGCACAGGCCTCCCAGCACAGGGTCAATGGCACGAGGGATGCAGGCCTCTACTCAGACAATGAGGAAGAGGATGggagggaggaagaggaggacaaGGACTCCTCCG AGTCAGAGCAGCTTCGGTCTGATACGATGGCCCGAACTGAGACCAGCAAAACGGCAAGCAGA ACAGGGACGGTTAGTCAGAGCAGAGATTTTTACCCACGCTGCTTTGTGCCCTCAGCTGGATtcataaat GGAAAGATTCAGCACAAGTCTTCAGAAGCCATCCAGAATGAATCTTTGAGTCAAAGCGGGTCCCCGTACAGATCTTTCAGCATCACTCAGATGGTGGAAgag ATTGAGACCAGATTTAGTCCTCAGTCAAAACAAACAGAGATTGAGAGGCGATCTGGTTCGGGAAGCAAGCAGACGGTGGACAGCAGGGTCCTGCGG GACTTCATGAGACTGGATAAAGACACCATGACTGGCAGATCTCTTTGTTTAACATCTCCATCATCCCATCAGAAACTAACAGTCACA GAACCTGTGACGGATGTTCTTTCAGAGATGTTTCCTGACACTGCCAGAACCCCCACTGGCATCTA TGCTACAAAGAGACGGCCTATAAAGGGAGCAGCGGGCCGCCCTGTGCAGTTTAAATACCCTGAAATGCCACTACTGAGTCCCACTACACTGGAGAGGCAGGAGATTCAGCAGCGTCTGGTGCCTCTGTGGGTTCAGATCATGGTCTTCCTCCTGGTGGTCTGCATGCTGTACCTCATCTATGCATCCATGGAGGAGCCTCTTTCCAATACTTTCACTGATCTACTTGAAGATCTGCAAGAAGCTGCTCTCATATTCACCTCAGAGGACTAA
- the lemd1 gene encoding LEM domain-containing protein 1 isoform X2, giving the protein MPVFVEDPALFSKERLKSELMAHNVDLPPPESKKHAYVELYLKHVRTNTTDFSSDEEEDHLSGSAEKEEKAEMVDLGLLTDDQLKAKLLQYGVKAGPIVASTRALYEKKLKRLMDSSAQASQHRVNGTRDAGLYSDNEEEDGREEEEDKDSSESEQLRSDTMARTETSKTASRTGTVSQSRDFYPRCFVPSAGFINGKIQHKSSEAIQNESLSQSGSPYRSFSITQMVEEGSTRFSPQSKQTEIERRSGSGSKQTVDSRVLRDFMRLDKDTMTGRSLCLTSPSSHQKLTVTVTVTDVLSEMFPDTARTPTGIYATKRRPIKGAAGRPVQFKYPEMPLLSPTTLERQEIQQRLVPLWVQIMVFLLVVCMLYLIYASMEEPLSNTFTDLLEDLQEAALIFTSED; this is encoded by the exons ATGCCAGTGTTTGTGGAAGACCCCGCTCTTTTCTCTAAAGAGAGGCTCAAGTCGGAGCTCATGGCGCATAATGTGGATCTGCCCCCACCGGAGAGCAAGAAACACGCTTATGTCGAGCTTTATCTCAAACACGTGAGGACAAACACCACGGATTTCTCTAGCGACGAAGAGGAGGATCATCTCAGTGGCAGC GCCGAAAAGGAAGAGAAAGCAGAAATGGTAGACCTGGGCTTACTGACTGATGATCAGCTAAAAGCCAAACTGCTCCAGTATGGAGTCAAAGCTGGACCCATTGTAG CTTCTACTAGAGCTTTATATGAAAAGAAGCTGAAAAGGCTGATGGATTCTTCAGCACAGGCCTCCCAGCACAGGGTCAATGGCACGAGGGATGCAGGCCTCTACTCAGACAATGAGGAAGAGGATGggagggaggaagaggaggacaaGGACTCCTCCG AGTCAGAGCAGCTTCGGTCTGATACGATGGCCCGAACTGAGACCAGCAAAACGGCAAGCAGA ACAGGGACGGTTAGTCAGAGCAGAGATTTTTACCCACGCTGCTTTGTGCCCTCAGCTGGATtcataaat GGAAAGATTCAGCACAAGTCTTCAGAAGCCATCCAGAATGAATCTTTGAGTCAAAGCGGGTCCCCGTACAGATCTTTCAGCATCACTCAGATGGTGGAAgaggggagt ACCAGATTTAGTCCTCAGTCAAAACAAACAGAGATTGAGAGGCGATCTGGTTCGGGAAGCAAGCAGACGGTGGACAGCAGGGTCCTGCGG GACTTCATGAGACTGGATAAAGACACCATGACTGGCAGATCTCTTTGTTTAACATCTCCATCATCCCATCAGAAACTAACAGTCACAGTAA CTGTGACGGATGTTCTTTCAGAGATGTTTCCTGACACTGCCAGAACCCCCACTGGCATCTA TGCTACAAAGAGACGGCCTATAAAGGGAGCAGCGGGCCGCCCTGTGCAGTTTAAATACCCTGAAATGCCACTACTGAGTCCCACTACACTGGAGAGGCAGGAGATTCAGCAGCGTCTGGTGCCTCTGTGGGTTCAGATCATGGTCTTCCTCCTGGTGGTCTGCATGCTGTACCTCATCTATGCATCCATGGAGGAGCCTCTTTCCAATACTTTCACTGATCTACTTGAAGATCTGCAAGAAGCTGCTCTCATATTCACCTCAGAGGACTAA